The window TTCAGTTTCTAGTGCTAATCAGGATAACCAAACCACTTCACAAGCCGTAACTGCAGCGGCAGCAGCACTTATCGGTGATCTGAACGGAGATGGTGCGATTGATGCACTTGATTATTCTCTAATGAAGCAATTCTTAATTGGTACCGTTACAGACCTACCTGTTCAGGATGATTTATATGCTGCTGACCTTGATGGTGATGCAAAAATAACAGCATTGGATTTATCCTTATTAAAGCAATATATTTTAGGACTCATTACAAAGTTTCCTAAAAATCCGCCTTCAAACATTACTACTGTTATAATGCCTTTGGGAGATTCAATAACTGACGGTATAACTGTACCGGGAGCTTACAGAATAAAGCTATGGAGTAATATAACAAATGCCGGACAAAAAGTTGATTTTGTAGGCTCTATGTCAAACGGTCCCAGCCAACTTGGTGATAAGAACCATGAAGGCCACTCCGGTTGGCGTATTGATCAGATTGATTCTAACATCAATGGATGGATGACTACATATAAACCCAAAATTGTTTTATTACACATAGGTACAAATGATATCTCACAAAAATATGATTTGAATAATGCACCTAACAGGTTAAGTTCGTTAATTGACAAGATATGTGCTAAATTACCAAGTGATGGCAAGCTCTATGTTGCTAAAGTTATTCCTATAAGCTATGCAGATGTCAGGAACTATAACAATCAAGTGGCTCAAGTTGTCCAAAACAAGGCTAGTCAAGGAAAGCCGGTGTTTGTTGTTGATATGTACAGTGCAGTTACTACATCCGATTTAGCTGATGGAGTTCATTGTAACCAAAATGGCTATAACAAGATGGCGGATGTTTGGTATA of the Ruminiclostridium papyrosolvens DSM 2782 genome contains:
- a CDS encoding GDSL-type esterase/lipase family protein, with the translated sequence MYSLRKRLLSLVMVVSICLCVSSVSSANQDNQTTSQAVTAAAAALIGDLNGDGAIDALDYSLMKQFLIGTVTDLPVQDDLYAADLDGDAKITALDLSLLKQYILGLITKFPKNPPSNITTVIMPLGDSITDGITVPGAYRIKLWSNITNAGQKVDFVGSMSNGPSQLGDKNHEGHSGWRIDQIDSNINGWMTTYKPKIVLLHIGTNDISQKYDLNNAPNRLSSLIDKICAKLPSDGKLYVAKVIPISYADVRNYNNQVAQVVQNKASQGKPVFVVDMYSAVTTSDLADGVHCNQNGYNKMADVWYNAIKNDLGK